A region from the Mercenaria mercenaria strain notata chromosome 7, MADL_Memer_1, whole genome shotgun sequence genome encodes:
- the LOC123554194 gene encoding uncharacterized protein LOC123554194 isoform X3, with protein MKRLKEQKQKACAIKRQKSQTGDSMHASDNLQQDSQLAAAKIQQDSQLALDNLQQDSELAVGKLQQGRLETKKKGTQRENGISQTLSVEELFLETDAEKVEQDTNADTCVCTLPDSFKSNNTESTMKLRAGFGFTPETFQYRTTKESKQTKNTSSSKRQCNGQCVRKNVDSKNIGITSIDGNASAASSSLIMKGVLDVIPVSIDDQVSLPKGTNNDIDTSDSKSESQFDRIQTERLFKTQKLGTQHSVEMDVIYTKDPQEEMLEHAPEQVPDDYVDMSPRQLPTQHKTIYFCMIHTGKQKPDQESNIVIPHKNADKPEGDDFGAKLCTFIEKKRDGSVYHRHFLVHVVPTEPAGQMRIEDNDELVLVNDVFVPVLRHIDVLNLFHHVQVDGKTRLLLVVRRVKTKKKWSWIETSAILTADKSPDEGPVVEYPEYKRFKGERYEMPKSKHIYKVPGTQKYMDISDRGIYVDILQNDSPDKTKVIWKRCIYWLVDNEGHIDFAAALSDETMTCYIGINQRTKDIILKNSPEWFKMITSGSYIRFQFKDQYLGYDRESGQVKAQTSNCVFEELPASELQARDTSECVPENISETTSRSTTNMIQGGSNASNDDCSNSETSFSQSSEDSISSSQESNTSERNAVRFNDGADSSGYSSLSLTPLDSLETSTSEDYPDSSRIHSQCGSENNLKTPTTPLQSLSFTEKTMFTEGSDFIV; from the exons ATGAAGAGACTTAAAGAACAAAAGCAGAAGGCATGTGCTATCAAAAGACAAAAGTCACAAACGGGTGACAGTATGCATGCGTCTGACAATCTTCAACAAGACAGTCAGCTTGCAGCTGCCAAAATACAACAAGACAGTCAGCTCGCTCTTGACAATCTTCAACAAGACAGCGAGCTTGCTGTTGGCAAACTTCAACAAGGCCGTCTTGAAACTAAAAAGAAGGGGACACAAAGAGAAAACGGCATTTCTCAGACATTGTCGGTAGAAGAATTGTTTCTAGAAACTGACGCTGAAAAGGTTGAACAAGATACAAACGCCGACACATGCGTCTGTACTCTACCTGACTCATTCAAAAGCAATAACACGGAAAGTACAATGAAATTACGAGCCGGCTTTGGGTTTACACCTGAAACTTTTCAGTATAGAACAACCAAAGAAAGCAAACAGACTAAGAACACAAGTAGTTCAAAGAGACAGTGTAATGGACAGTGTGTCCGGAAAAATGTCGATAGTAAGAATATAGGTATAACTTCTATAGACGGAAATGCATCAGCCGCTAGTAGTAGCCTAATTATGAAAGGTGTTTTAGACGTAATTCCAGTCTCAATAGATGATCAAGTATCATTACCTAAAGGTACAAACAATGACATAGATACAAGTGACTCTAAAAGTGAAAGTCAGTTTGATCGTATACAAACAGAGAGACTTTTCAAAACGCAGAAACTAGGAACGCAACACAGCGTTGAAATGGATGTAATATACACTAAAGATCCTCAAGAGGAGATGCTTGAACACGCGCCGGAACAAGTACCTGATGATTACGTGGACATGAGTCCCAGACAGCTGCCGACTCAGCACAAGACAATATACTTTTGTATGATACATACTGGAAAACAG AAACCAGACCAGGAGTCAAATATTGTTATCCCGCATAAAAATGCAGACAAACCCGAGGGTGATGACTTCGGGGCAAAATTGTGCACCTTCATAGAAAAGAAACGAGATGGATCTGTCTACCATAGACATTTTCTGGTGCACGTGGTTCCTACTGAACCTGCCGGGCAAATGAGAATAGA GGACAATGACGAACTGGTGCTTGTGAACGATGTATTTGTCCCAGTACTAAGGCATATAGATGTTCTGAATCTTTTTCATCATGTTCAGGTGGATGGAAAAACAAGGCTTTTGCTG gTGGTACGCAGAGTGAAAACCAAGAAGAAGTGGAGTTGGATAGAAACAAGTGCGATACTTACCGCAGACAAATCACCTG ACGAAGGTCCAGTGGTCGAATATCCCGAGTATAAGAGATTTAAAGGGGAGAGGTATGAAATGCCGAAGAGCAAACATATCTACAAAGTACCCGGGACAcaaaaatatatggacatttctgATAGAGGAATATATGTTGATATACTCCAAAATGACAGTCCGGACAAAACGA AGGTGATATGGAAACGTTGCATTTACTGGCTAGTTGACAATGAAGGGCATATAGATTTTGCAGCGGCTCTCTCTGATGAGACAATGACGTGTTACATTGGTATAAATCAAAGAACCAAAGACataattttaaag AACTCGCCGGAATGGTTTAAGATGATAACTTCAGGAAGTTACATTCGTTTCCAATTCAAAG ATCAGTACCTCGGTTATGACCGAGAGAGTGGACAGGTTAAAGCACAAACTAGCAATTGTGTGTTTGAAGAACTGCCAGCTTCTGAACTGCAAGCCAGAGACACGTCGGAATGTGTTCCAGAGAATATTTCAGAAACCACCTCTAGATCTACTACCAATATGATACAGGGTGGGAGTAATGCATCTAATGATGATTGTAGCAATTCTGAAACGTCTTTTTCTCAATCAAGTGAAGATTCAATTTCCTCATCACAAGAAAGTAATACATCGGAGAGAAATGCCGTTCGATTTAATGACGGAGCAGACAGTAGCGGATACAGTTCTTTATCTTTAACTCCActagatagtttagaaacaagtACGTCTGAGGATTATCCTGATTCTTCTAGAATTCATAGCCAATGTGGCTCagaaaacaatttgaaaacaCCAACTACTCCTTTGCAATCCCTGTCTTTCACAGAAAAGACAATGTTTACAGAAGGCAGTgatttcattgtttaa
- the LOC123554194 gene encoding uncharacterized protein LOC123554194 isoform X1: protein MCRLLKMKRLKEQKQKACAIKRQKSQTGDSMHASDNLQQDSQLAAAKIQQDSQLALDNLQQDSELAVGKLQQGRLETKKKGTQRENGISQTLSVEELFLETDAEKVEQDTNADTCVCTLPDSFKSNNTESTMKLRAGFGFTPETFQYRTTKESKQTKNTSSSKRQCNGQCVRKNVDSKNIGITSIDGNASAASSSLIMKGVLDVIPVSIDDQVSLPKGTNNDIDTSDSKSESQFDRIQTERLFKTQKLGTQHSVEMDVIYTKDPQEEMLEHAPEQVPDDYVDMSPRQLPTQHKTIYFCMIHTGKQKPDQESNIVIPHKNADKPEGDDFGAKLCTFIEKKRDGSVYHRHFLVHVVPTEPAGQMRIEDNDELVLVNDVFVPVLRHIDVLNLFHHVQVDGKTRLLLVVRRVKTKKKWSWIETSAILTADKSPDEGPVVEYPEYKRFKGERYEMPKSKHIYKVPGTQKYMDISDRGIYVDILQNDSPDKTKVIWKRCIYWLVDNEGHIDFAAALSDETMTCYIGINQRTKDIILKNSPEWFKMITSGSYIRFQFKDQYLGYDRESGQVKAQTSNCVFEELPASELQARDTSECVPENISETTSRSTTNMIQGGSNASNDDCSNSETSFSQSSEDSISSSQESNTSERNAVRFNDGADSSGYSSLSLTPLDSLETSTSEDYPDSSRIHSQCGSENNLKTPTTPLQSLSFTEKTMFTEGSDFIV from the exons atgtgccg CTTATTAAAGATGAAGAGACTTAAAGAACAAAAGCAGAAGGCATGTGCTATCAAAAGACAAAAGTCACAAACGGGTGACAGTATGCATGCGTCTGACAATCTTCAACAAGACAGTCAGCTTGCAGCTGCCAAAATACAACAAGACAGTCAGCTCGCTCTTGACAATCTTCAACAAGACAGCGAGCTTGCTGTTGGCAAACTTCAACAAGGCCGTCTTGAAACTAAAAAGAAGGGGACACAAAGAGAAAACGGCATTTCTCAGACATTGTCGGTAGAAGAATTGTTTCTAGAAACTGACGCTGAAAAGGTTGAACAAGATACAAACGCCGACACATGCGTCTGTACTCTACCTGACTCATTCAAAAGCAATAACACGGAAAGTACAATGAAATTACGAGCCGGCTTTGGGTTTACACCTGAAACTTTTCAGTATAGAACAACCAAAGAAAGCAAACAGACTAAGAACACAAGTAGTTCAAAGAGACAGTGTAATGGACAGTGTGTCCGGAAAAATGTCGATAGTAAGAATATAGGTATAACTTCTATAGACGGAAATGCATCAGCCGCTAGTAGTAGCCTAATTATGAAAGGTGTTTTAGACGTAATTCCAGTCTCAATAGATGATCAAGTATCATTACCTAAAGGTACAAACAATGACATAGATACAAGTGACTCTAAAAGTGAAAGTCAGTTTGATCGTATACAAACAGAGAGACTTTTCAAAACGCAGAAACTAGGAACGCAACACAGCGTTGAAATGGATGTAATATACACTAAAGATCCTCAAGAGGAGATGCTTGAACACGCGCCGGAACAAGTACCTGATGATTACGTGGACATGAGTCCCAGACAGCTGCCGACTCAGCACAAGACAATATACTTTTGTATGATACATACTGGAAAACAG AAACCAGACCAGGAGTCAAATATTGTTATCCCGCATAAAAATGCAGACAAACCCGAGGGTGATGACTTCGGGGCAAAATTGTGCACCTTCATAGAAAAGAAACGAGATGGATCTGTCTACCATAGACATTTTCTGGTGCACGTGGTTCCTACTGAACCTGCCGGGCAAATGAGAATAGA GGACAATGACGAACTGGTGCTTGTGAACGATGTATTTGTCCCAGTACTAAGGCATATAGATGTTCTGAATCTTTTTCATCATGTTCAGGTGGATGGAAAAACAAGGCTTTTGCTG gTGGTACGCAGAGTGAAAACCAAGAAGAAGTGGAGTTGGATAGAAACAAGTGCGATACTTACCGCAGACAAATCACCTG ACGAAGGTCCAGTGGTCGAATATCCCGAGTATAAGAGATTTAAAGGGGAGAGGTATGAAATGCCGAAGAGCAAACATATCTACAAAGTACCCGGGACAcaaaaatatatggacatttctgATAGAGGAATATATGTTGATATACTCCAAAATGACAGTCCGGACAAAACGA AGGTGATATGGAAACGTTGCATTTACTGGCTAGTTGACAATGAAGGGCATATAGATTTTGCAGCGGCTCTCTCTGATGAGACAATGACGTGTTACATTGGTATAAATCAAAGAACCAAAGACataattttaaag AACTCGCCGGAATGGTTTAAGATGATAACTTCAGGAAGTTACATTCGTTTCCAATTCAAAG ATCAGTACCTCGGTTATGACCGAGAGAGTGGACAGGTTAAAGCACAAACTAGCAATTGTGTGTTTGAAGAACTGCCAGCTTCTGAACTGCAAGCCAGAGACACGTCGGAATGTGTTCCAGAGAATATTTCAGAAACCACCTCTAGATCTACTACCAATATGATACAGGGTGGGAGTAATGCATCTAATGATGATTGTAGCAATTCTGAAACGTCTTTTTCTCAATCAAGTGAAGATTCAATTTCCTCATCACAAGAAAGTAATACATCGGAGAGAAATGCCGTTCGATTTAATGACGGAGCAGACAGTAGCGGATACAGTTCTTTATCTTTAACTCCActagatagtttagaaacaagtACGTCTGAGGATTATCCTGATTCTTCTAGAATTCATAGCCAATGTGGCTCagaaaacaatttgaaaacaCCAACTACTCCTTTGCAATCCCTGTCTTTCACAGAAAAGACAATGTTTACAGAAGGCAGTgatttcattgtttaa
- the LOC123554194 gene encoding uncharacterized protein LOC123554194 isoform X2: MNLLKMKRLKEQKQKACAIKRQKSQTGDSMHASDNLQQDSQLAAAKIQQDSQLALDNLQQDSELAVGKLQQGRLETKKKGTQRENGISQTLSVEELFLETDAEKVEQDTNADTCVCTLPDSFKSNNTESTMKLRAGFGFTPETFQYRTTKESKQTKNTSSSKRQCNGQCVRKNVDSKNIGITSIDGNASAASSSLIMKGVLDVIPVSIDDQVSLPKGTNNDIDTSDSKSESQFDRIQTERLFKTQKLGTQHSVEMDVIYTKDPQEEMLEHAPEQVPDDYVDMSPRQLPTQHKTIYFCMIHTGKQKPDQESNIVIPHKNADKPEGDDFGAKLCTFIEKKRDGSVYHRHFLVHVVPTEPAGQMRIEDNDELVLVNDVFVPVLRHIDVLNLFHHVQVDGKTRLLLVVRRVKTKKKWSWIETSAILTADKSPDEGPVVEYPEYKRFKGERYEMPKSKHIYKVPGTQKYMDISDRGIYVDILQNDSPDKTKVIWKRCIYWLVDNEGHIDFAAALSDETMTCYIGINQRTKDIILKNSPEWFKMITSGSYIRFQFKDQYLGYDRESGQVKAQTSNCVFEELPASELQARDTSECVPENISETTSRSTTNMIQGGSNASNDDCSNSETSFSQSSEDSISSSQESNTSERNAVRFNDGADSSGYSSLSLTPLDSLETSTSEDYPDSSRIHSQCGSENNLKTPTTPLQSLSFTEKTMFTEGSDFIV; this comes from the exons atgaa CTTATTAAAGATGAAGAGACTTAAAGAACAAAAGCAGAAGGCATGTGCTATCAAAAGACAAAAGTCACAAACGGGTGACAGTATGCATGCGTCTGACAATCTTCAACAAGACAGTCAGCTTGCAGCTGCCAAAATACAACAAGACAGTCAGCTCGCTCTTGACAATCTTCAACAAGACAGCGAGCTTGCTGTTGGCAAACTTCAACAAGGCCGTCTTGAAACTAAAAAGAAGGGGACACAAAGAGAAAACGGCATTTCTCAGACATTGTCGGTAGAAGAATTGTTTCTAGAAACTGACGCTGAAAAGGTTGAACAAGATACAAACGCCGACACATGCGTCTGTACTCTACCTGACTCATTCAAAAGCAATAACACGGAAAGTACAATGAAATTACGAGCCGGCTTTGGGTTTACACCTGAAACTTTTCAGTATAGAACAACCAAAGAAAGCAAACAGACTAAGAACACAAGTAGTTCAAAGAGACAGTGTAATGGACAGTGTGTCCGGAAAAATGTCGATAGTAAGAATATAGGTATAACTTCTATAGACGGAAATGCATCAGCCGCTAGTAGTAGCCTAATTATGAAAGGTGTTTTAGACGTAATTCCAGTCTCAATAGATGATCAAGTATCATTACCTAAAGGTACAAACAATGACATAGATACAAGTGACTCTAAAAGTGAAAGTCAGTTTGATCGTATACAAACAGAGAGACTTTTCAAAACGCAGAAACTAGGAACGCAACACAGCGTTGAAATGGATGTAATATACACTAAAGATCCTCAAGAGGAGATGCTTGAACACGCGCCGGAACAAGTACCTGATGATTACGTGGACATGAGTCCCAGACAGCTGCCGACTCAGCACAAGACAATATACTTTTGTATGATACATACTGGAAAACAG AAACCAGACCAGGAGTCAAATATTGTTATCCCGCATAAAAATGCAGACAAACCCGAGGGTGATGACTTCGGGGCAAAATTGTGCACCTTCATAGAAAAGAAACGAGATGGATCTGTCTACCATAGACATTTTCTGGTGCACGTGGTTCCTACTGAACCTGCCGGGCAAATGAGAATAGA GGACAATGACGAACTGGTGCTTGTGAACGATGTATTTGTCCCAGTACTAAGGCATATAGATGTTCTGAATCTTTTTCATCATGTTCAGGTGGATGGAAAAACAAGGCTTTTGCTG gTGGTACGCAGAGTGAAAACCAAGAAGAAGTGGAGTTGGATAGAAACAAGTGCGATACTTACCGCAGACAAATCACCTG ACGAAGGTCCAGTGGTCGAATATCCCGAGTATAAGAGATTTAAAGGGGAGAGGTATGAAATGCCGAAGAGCAAACATATCTACAAAGTACCCGGGACAcaaaaatatatggacatttctgATAGAGGAATATATGTTGATATACTCCAAAATGACAGTCCGGACAAAACGA AGGTGATATGGAAACGTTGCATTTACTGGCTAGTTGACAATGAAGGGCATATAGATTTTGCAGCGGCTCTCTCTGATGAGACAATGACGTGTTACATTGGTATAAATCAAAGAACCAAAGACataattttaaag AACTCGCCGGAATGGTTTAAGATGATAACTTCAGGAAGTTACATTCGTTTCCAATTCAAAG ATCAGTACCTCGGTTATGACCGAGAGAGTGGACAGGTTAAAGCACAAACTAGCAATTGTGTGTTTGAAGAACTGCCAGCTTCTGAACTGCAAGCCAGAGACACGTCGGAATGTGTTCCAGAGAATATTTCAGAAACCACCTCTAGATCTACTACCAATATGATACAGGGTGGGAGTAATGCATCTAATGATGATTGTAGCAATTCTGAAACGTCTTTTTCTCAATCAAGTGAAGATTCAATTTCCTCATCACAAGAAAGTAATACATCGGAGAGAAATGCCGTTCGATTTAATGACGGAGCAGACAGTAGCGGATACAGTTCTTTATCTTTAACTCCActagatagtttagaaacaagtACGTCTGAGGATTATCCTGATTCTTCTAGAATTCATAGCCAATGTGGCTCagaaaacaatttgaaaacaCCAACTACTCCTTTGCAATCCCTGTCTTTCACAGAAAAGACAATGTTTACAGAAGGCAGTgatttcattgtttaa
- the LOC128558591 gene encoding acid sphingomyelinase-like phosphodiesterase 3a: MLGYFITVIYLLTTVNQGLCDDGYFWHVTDFHYDPTYETTSLSCKESKVGDQIGTFGDMWCDSPWILIESCVQAMKKFKRNVDFVLWTGDTILHADVEKINHTFNAVILDNTTDVLKAAFPDIPVYATFGNHDAYPTGQFPPNNTLLYNESLARWRSWINDDTQDEDFRNGGFYTVKTSYGIRIVALNTNFYYTPNKLVSPEGDPAGQFAWLTETLGNATDQNEKVIVTAHISPGVTPKPDIPFFSDQNDKLVEILRQFADIIVAMHFGHEHADAFKVLKNTAGVPTAPLFLAPSIAPLRFGPMHNPGVRLVKYDRITGKHIDISQYYLDLNAANRAGVADWKLEYTASDAYNIQDLTASSLTALIDRMEDSDSTEFKTYRKFYYVSPPENLTEDCDWKCHAVIFCGFTEFNLDDVKKCEKKMVSEAIRMTSWKYLYGFLVFVLVTYIHT; the protein is encoded by the exons gtTATTTCTGGCACGTGACAGACTTTCATTATGATCCCACATACGAAACAACTTCCCTATCTTGTAAGGAATCGAAGGTTGGGGACCAGATTGGCACCTTTGGTGACATGTGGTGTGATTCTCCTTGGATTCTTATAGAAAGTTGCGTTCAAGCTATGAAGAAATTTAAACGGAACGTGGATTTTGTCTTATGGACTGG aGACACAATTTTACATGCAGACGTTGAAAAGATAAACCATACCTTTAATGCAGTGATTCTCGACAACACAACAGACGTTCTGAAAGCTGCATTTCCTGATATTCCGGTTTATGCTACATTTGGTAATCATGATGCGTATCCAACTGGGCAGTTCCCACCAAACAACACATTGCTGTACAACGAGTCGCTCGCTAGATGGCGCTCCTGGATCAATGATGATACACAGGACGAGGACTTCAGAAATG gtGGCTTCTACACAGTGAAAACCTCATATGGCATCAGGATAGTGGCTCTCAACACCAACTTTTACTACACCCCAAACAAATTGGTGTCCCCCGAAGGTGACCCTGCAGGCCAGTTCGCTTGGCTGACTGAAACGCTTGGAAATGCTACGGATCAGAATGAAAAG GTGATCGTTACTGCCCATATTTCTCCCGGCGTTACACCGAAACCTGATATCCCATTCTTTTCCGATCAAAATGACAAACTTGTAGAAATACTGAGACAATTTGCTGACATTATTGTTGCTATGCATTTTGGCCACGAACATGCTGATGCATTCAAAGTATTGAAAAACACTGCAG GTGTCCCGACTGCGCCACTTTTTCTCGCACCGTCGATAGCGCCCCTACGATTTGGTCCAATGCACAACCCAGGTGTAAGGCTGGTGAAGTACGACCGAATCACCGGCAAGCATATTGATATCTCCCAATACTACCTTGACCTCAATGCTGCCAACAGAGCTGGAGTGGCAGACTGGAAGCTTGAATATACGGCATCAGATGCATACAACATACAAGACCTAACAGCTTCAAGTCTCACCGCTTTAATTGATAGAATGGAAGATTCAGACAGTACCGAGTTTAAGACCTACAGGAAGTTTTACTATGTGAGTCCGCCTGAAAATCTTACCGAGGATTGCGACTGGAAATGCCATGCTGTTATATTTTGTGGATTTACAGAGTTCAACTTGGATGATGTCAAGAAATGCGAAAAGAAGATGGTGTCTGAGGCAATACGAATGACTAGCTGGAAATATTTGTACGGATTCTTAGTCTTTGTACTTGTGACATACATACATACGTAA